The DNA region CCCGGCTCGACCACGGCAAGGGCGCTGACGACATAGGGCCTGCCGCAGGCCTTTCCGAGCTGGACACTCGATCCTTCGTAGACGTAGACAGGGATATCGATCCCACTCACCATATTTTTGACGGATTCAGGGCTGTTCTCGGCCACAACAACCAGTCTGGCCTTGCCCTCTTCAATGCATTCCCGGGTCCTGTTCCGGCCCAGAAACACTGTACCAGTCTTCACGGCTTTACGGAGTGAAGCATTAAAGTCCATTACGATTTCTCCTAGTTTTTCAGGTTTAATGGTTTTGCGATGAGTTTCACATCACCGGTGCCAAGCTGAATGGGCTGGCCCACG from Methanoculleus receptaculi includes:
- a CDS encoding 50S ribosomal protein L30e is translated as MDFNASLRKAVKTGTVFLGRNRTRECIEEGKARLVVVAENSPESVKNMVSGIDIPVYVYEGSSVQLGKACGRPYVVSALAVVEPGESDILNAVRV